The Aestuariibaculum lutulentum genome segment ATTAGTAAAGATTTTAATAATTTTGAGTTGCGAAAAGCTATTGGCGAACGTGATGTGGTTAAAGCCCATCGAATCGTGAAATATTTTGGAGATAACCCGAAAGATAATCCAATGGTGATGACGGTATCCTTATTGTTTAGTTTCTTTTCTCAGCTTTTGCATTATCATGGGTTAAGTGATAAATCTCCACGAAATGTAGCATCAGCATTAAAAGTCAATCCTTATTTTGTGAACGATTATGTTACCGCTGCCAGAAACTTCCCCATGCGTCAGGTTAGTATGGTGGTAGCAACCTTACGCGAATTTGATGTAAAAAGTAAAGGTGTAGGAGCTAATTCTGTTTCACAAGGCGATTTACTTAAAGAATTGTTGGTGAAAATATTTTCTTAAAGGTAAACAAGTATGGTTAGGGCAATCATAATAAATACGGTTAGAATGATTACTAACGGAGTTACAAACTTCAGCCATTTATCGTAACCAACTTTTACAATGGCTAAAGAAGCTAAAATTAACCCTGTTGGATTTATAAAAGCAAAAAGCCCCATACCATATTGGTAGGCATTCACTACCAAATCCCGACCAATACCTACACCATCAGCTAGCGGTGAAATAATTGGCATAGTTAGTACTGCCATTCCAGAAGACGAAGGAATAAAGAATGATAGTCCACCGAAAATATAAAGAAGCGCATTAACAAATAGTCCTTTGTTCATGCCATTTGTAGCTGTACTTGCATAGTATAGCATCGTGTCACTAATTTGACCGTCATCCATAAGAACGGTGATTCCTCTCGCAATACCTATAATTAAAGCAACACCTAATAAATCACTGGCACCTTTTACAAATGTATCAACTAAGGTGGACTCTTTTATTTTTCCAAGAATACCTATAACTATCGTACCTACAAGAAAGACGACTGTCATTTCTAAAAACCACCAGTTTAGATTAGAAACGCCATAAATCATAACTACAAAACACATTACGAAAACAAATAAAATAATACGAAGACGCGTAGTTAAAACCACTGTTGCATTAGTGGTGTTCCCAAACATTTTTTCAATGGATTCTTTTTGATTGAAAATAATGGATTTTGAAGGGTCTTTTTTTACACGTTGGGCATATCGAATAATGTATAGAATGCAAATAAGAGTTCCTATTAAGAGAATAACAAAACGAGCAGTTAGTCCGGTAGTCCAGTTTATTCCAGCAGCATCTGATGCAATAATTACGCTAAACGGATTAACAGTTGAACACATTGTTCCGATGGACGATCCTATATAAATGCTTGCCAAAGCAACCATGGCATCGTACTTAGCAGCTAGAAAAATAGGAATCAGGATGGGGTAGAAGGCAATGGTTTCTTCGGCTAGTCCAAAAGTGGTTCCTCCAATGGCAATGAGTGTTGTGACTAAAATAATTAATAGGTACTCTCTGCCTTTTAGAGCATGAGCCAACCAGTTGATTCCGGCATCAAAAGCTCCGGTGAAATTCATAATACCTATTAATCCACCAATAAAAAGAACTAAAAAGATAATATCTGAAGCTTCAATGATACCTTTAATTGGTGATTGGATGAAGGCTGTAATACCTTGAGGTGATGCTTCAACCTCTTTATAAGTATCAGGAATACCAATAGGTTTCCAAATATCGCCATGAGTAAATTTTTCTAAAGGGATTTTTACCTGCAATTCATCAAGCGTTTTTTGATTAGCTGGTAAACTAGAAGTTTCTCCTAAACTGGTTTTAGTAAAGGTGTTTTCGGCTTTATTGTAGGTTAATGTGTCAAATTTCCCAGAAGGAACTAACCAAGTTAATCCGGCAACTAAAGCCGCTATTATTAATAAAATGGTTTGTGCGGTTGGGAATTTGAGTTTTTTCATTGACTGGTAGGTAAATTATAGCAGTTAAATAGTATGAATTTATTGGGATTAAAGATAGTATTATTTTATTTGCATTATAAAATCAAATGATGAAACCACAATTGCTTAATAGTTGGATGCCCTATTTACAAGATGAATTTGAAAAAACTTATTTTCAAGCCTTGAATGAGTTTGTTGAAAAAGAGTATTATGAGGCAGAATGCTTTCCTCCGAAAGATCAAATTTTTAATGCGTTTAACCATTGTGCTTTTGAAAATGTAAAAGTGGTTATAATTGGTCAGGATCCTTATCATGACCAGGGACAAGCCAATGGTTTGTGTTTTTCTGTTAATGACGGCATTAAACATCCGCCTTCTTTAGTCAATATTTTTAAGGAAATAGAAACCGATTTGGAAGTCGCTTATCCAGAAAGTGGAAATCTGGAGCGTTGGGCAGATCAGGGTGTTTTGTTGTTAAATGCAACTTTAACGGTTAGAGCGCATCAGGCGGGAAGTCATCAAAAGAAAGGCTGGGAAACCTTTACAGATGTTGTTATAAAAACCATAAGTGATTATAAAGATAATGTAGTGTTTTTACTTTGGGGAGGTTATGCTAAAAAGAAGGTGAAGTTAATCGATTCAAAAAAACATCATGTTTTAATAAGTGGACACCCTTCGCCTTTAAGTGCAAACAGAGGGTATTGGTTTGGTAATAAACATTTCAGTAAGACCAATGAAATTTTACGAGAGTTAGGTAAAGAAGTTATCACCTGGTAATATTTTTGAATAAAATTTTAAGAAGCTATTTAGGAAATAAAAAAGTGTGACTTTCATGATAGTTCATAAAAGTTACACTTTTTGTTTTTTTAACCATAATAAAGTTACTTACAAAACTCGTCTGAGTTTAGCTACCTGTCGGAGCTAATACCTGATCTTGAGCTAAAGAAATTTCAGATCGAATAATAACAGGCATTTTGTTCGCTTTAGTAGGTTTTGGGGTTTTGTTGCAACTAAATTTTAAAAGTAAAAAATTTACAAGTACAAGGGTAGTAATACAAAGAGTAATAGTCACTAACATAGGCACGTGGTTTGGATTAACGACAAGATAAGTAAAATATATTCAAAGGGTATTACTTAATCGTTAAGTGTTAAACTATAGCAAATTTACTCATAAAAGGACTACAAACCAATACGCAGTTGTACTTATTTTGATTTTCAGAATTTACTGTTAATATTTTTGTTATTTTTTGTTTTTATTAAGGGATTTTTAATTTTTTCTTACTCATATTGTTAACTTGTAAAAAAAAATGTTTTTAAATGTTTTTTATTCTTACATAAAAATGTAAGTAATAATATTGTTATTTTGACGAATTATATTGCTATTTGTAAAGTTTATGGTCTTTTTTGTTTGAAAAACAACAGTTTAAAAATTTTATGGAGAATCGAATAAAAGCAATTTATAAAACCAAAGGTTATTTTTAAAAGTGAAATAAGTGTATTTATGAAATATAATTTATTTTTGACTAAAATATAAAATGATGGAGCAAATAGATTGGAAAGTTGCTAAAGAATACGAGGATATAACCTATAAAAAATGTAATGGAGTTGCGAGAATAGCGTTTAACAGACCTAATGTTCGTAATGCCTTCAGACCTAAAACAACAAGCGAATTATATGATGCCTTTTATGACGCTAATGAAGATGTAAATATCGGAGTTGTATTATTATCGGCCGAAGGGCCATCTACTAAAGATGGAATTTGGAGCTTTTGTTCAGGAGGAGACCAAAAGGCAAGAGGACATCAAGGTTATGTAGGTGAAGACGGGTATCACCGTTTGAATATTTTAGAAGTTCAACGATTAATCCGTTTTATGCCTAAAGCTGTAATTGCAGTAGTTCCAGGTTGGGCCGTAGGTGGAGGTCACAGTTTACATGTGGTTTGCGACTTAACTTTAGCCAGTAAAGAACATGCTATTTTTAAGCAAACTGATGCTGATGTAACTAGTTTTGACGGTGGCTATGGTTCTGCTTATTTGGCAAAAATGGTCGGGCAGAAAAAAGCGCGTGAAATTTTCTTTTTAGGACGTAATTATTCAGCTCAGGAAGGTTTTGAAATGGGAATGGTTAATGCCGTAATTCCTCATGATGAATTGGAAGCAACCGCATACGAATGGGCTCAGGAAATATTGGCCAAATCACCAACATCTATTAAAATGTTGAAGTTCGCAATGAACTTAACCGATGATGGTATGGTTGGTCAGCAGGTGTTTGCCGGAGAAGCGACGCGTTTAGCATATATGACCGATGAAGCTATTGAAGGACGAAATGCTTTCTTGGAAAAACGTAAGCCTAATTTTGCTAAAAAATGGATTCCATAATATGAAGAATTTTTCTGTTTGGATTTCAGCCATGCGTTTACGAACGCTGCCTTTATCAATTTCTGGAATTATTTTAGCCTCTTGTTTAGCAGCCTACAATGGATATTTTAACTGGCTCATTTTTACCTTGGCCATCTTAACAACGCTTAGTTTTCAAATTCTTTCAAACTTAGCTAACGATTATGGCGATGGAGTAAAAGGAACCGATAATGAAGATCGAGTAGGGCCAGATCGTGCGATACAATCTGGTGATATTTCTCCAGAGGAAATGTTTAATGCTATAAAGCTGAATGTGCTTATTTCAATTGGCTTGGCATTCTTCCTGATTTTTGTGTCATTTGGGGTAAATCATTTTTTATTAACCTTATTATTCTTTGTGTTAGGAATAGCGAGTGTTATTGCGGCTATTAAATATACCGTAGGAAATAATGCCTATGGATATAAGGGTTTAGGTGATGTTTATGTGTTTATCTTTTTCGGATTAATTAGTGTTATTGGTTGTTACGTACTATACGCTAAAACTATTGATCATGTGGTATTTTTACCGGCAATTACTGTTGGTATGCTGAGTGCTGCGGTATTGAATCTGAACAACATGCGAGATATAGAATCTGATGTGAAATCGAATAAAATTACATTAGCTGTTAAAATAGGAATTGCAAATGCAAAAAAGTATCAGTTATTCCTTGTTGGAGGAGCTATTGTGTTATCAGCTTTATTCGGGATTTTATATTATACGTCTATATTTAATTTGATATTTTTTATTGCTTACATCCCATTAATCCTCCATATAAAAACAGTGGTAACCAATAAAGATTCCAAATTATTAGACCCGGAATTAAAGAAGGTGGCTTTAACAACAGTGTTATTAGCTGTTCTAATGGGGATAGGACATTTGTTATAGATTTTTCGTATTTTTCTTTATTCAATTTTAAGATTATAAAAGATGAAAATTACATTTTACGGTCACGCCAGTTTAGGAATAGAAGTTAACGATGTGAACATTCTTGTCGATCCATTTATTTCGGCTAACGAGAAAGCTTCTCATATCAATATCGAAGAGTTAAAGGCCGATTATATTTTGGTAACCCATGCACATCAGGATCACATTTTAGATGTTGAAGCCATTGCAAAACGTACAAATGCTGTTATTATTTCCAATGCTGAAATTGCAACCTATTACCAAAATAAAGGATTTGAGGCACACCCAATGAATCATGGTGGGCACTGGGATTTTGAATTTGGTACTGTGAAATATGTTGTTGCTTTACATTCATCGTCATTTCCTGATGGGACTTATGGCGGCCAACCGGGAGGTTTCGTTATCGAAGGTGAACATAAAAATATTTACATCGCAGGCGATACGGCATTGACTTACGATATGCAGTTAATACCGCTACGTACCAAGTTAGATTTAGCTATTCTTCCAATTGGAGATAATTTTACCATGGGAGTAGATGATGCTATTACAGCAAGTGATTTTGTAGAGTGCGATAAGGTTTTAGGCTATCATTTCGACACTTTTGGTTATATTGAAATCGATCACGAAGAGGCAAAACGTAAGTTTTTTGATAACGACAAAGATTTAATGTTATTAGAAATTGGTGAAAGTATAGAGTTATAGATGATAAACGCTT includes the following:
- a CDS encoding YfcC family protein, which produces MKKLKFPTAQTILLIIAALVAGLTWLVPSGKFDTLTYNKAENTFTKTSLGETSSLPANQKTLDELQVKIPLEKFTHGDIWKPIGIPDTYKEVEASPQGITAFIQSPIKGIIEASDIIFLVLFIGGLIGIMNFTGAFDAGINWLAHALKGREYLLIILVTTLIAIGGTTFGLAEETIAFYPILIPIFLAAKYDAMVALASIYIGSSIGTMCSTVNPFSVIIASDAAGINWTTGLTARFVILLIGTLICILYIIRYAQRVKKDPSKSIIFNQKESIEKMFGNTTNATVVLTTRLRIILFVFVMCFVVMIYGVSNLNWWFLEMTVVFLVGTIVIGILGKIKESTLVDTFVKGASDLLGVALIIGIARGITVLMDDGQISDTMLYYASTATNGMNKGLFVNALLYIFGGLSFFIPSSSGMAVLTMPIISPLADGVGIGRDLVVNAYQYGMGLFAFINPTGLILASLAIVKVGYDKWLKFVTPLVIILTVFIMIALTILVYL
- a CDS encoding metal-dependent hydrolase; amino-acid sequence: MKITFYGHASLGIEVNDVNILVDPFISANEKASHINIEELKADYILVTHAHQDHILDVEAIAKRTNAVIISNAEIATYYQNKGFEAHPMNHGGHWDFEFGTVKYVVALHSSSFPDGTYGGQPGGFVIEGEHKNIYIAGDTALTYDMQLIPLRTKLDLAILPIGDNFTMGVDDAITASDFVECDKVLGYHFDTFGYIEIDHEEAKRKFFDNDKDLMLLEIGESIEL
- the menA gene encoding 1,4-dihydroxy-2-naphthoate octaprenyltransferase — translated: MKNFSVWISAMRLRTLPLSISGIILASCLAAYNGYFNWLIFTLAILTTLSFQILSNLANDYGDGVKGTDNEDRVGPDRAIQSGDISPEEMFNAIKLNVLISIGLAFFLIFVSFGVNHFLLTLLFFVLGIASVIAAIKYTVGNNAYGYKGLGDVYVFIFFGLISVIGCYVLYAKTIDHVVFLPAITVGMLSAAVLNLNNMRDIESDVKSNKITLAVKIGIANAKKYQLFLVGGAIVLSALFGILYYTSIFNLIFFIAYIPLILHIKTVVTNKDSKLLDPELKKVALTTVLLAVLMGIGHLL
- a CDS encoding uracil-DNA glycosylase, with the protein product MKPQLLNSWMPYLQDEFEKTYFQALNEFVEKEYYEAECFPPKDQIFNAFNHCAFENVKVVIIGQDPYHDQGQANGLCFSVNDGIKHPPSLVNIFKEIETDLEVAYPESGNLERWADQGVLLLNATLTVRAHQAGSHQKKGWETFTDVVIKTISDYKDNVVFLLWGGYAKKKVKLIDSKKHHVLISGHPSPLSANRGYWFGNKHFSKTNEILRELGKEVITW
- a CDS encoding 1,4-dihydroxy-2-naphthoyl-CoA synthase, whose amino-acid sequence is MEQIDWKVAKEYEDITYKKCNGVARIAFNRPNVRNAFRPKTTSELYDAFYDANEDVNIGVVLLSAEGPSTKDGIWSFCSGGDQKARGHQGYVGEDGYHRLNILEVQRLIRFMPKAVIAVVPGWAVGGGHSLHVVCDLTLASKEHAIFKQTDADVTSFDGGYGSAYLAKMVGQKKAREIFFLGRNYSAQEGFEMGMVNAVIPHDELEATAYEWAQEILAKSPTSIKMLKFAMNLTDDGMVGQQVFAGEATRLAYMTDEAIEGRNAFLEKRKPNFAKKWIP